One Malus sylvestris chromosome 14, drMalSylv7.2, whole genome shotgun sequence DNA segment encodes these proteins:
- the LOC126600362 gene encoding IQ domain-containing protein IQM3-like: protein MEVETQTQTLPTFDNPPFSYSLTDLGSRDFRSSEMSGVDPKCLAPEVLNGAPASDPNALGGEWSELTAAVKVQKVYRSYRTRRRLADSAVVVEEYWWQAIDAWRLNRSTISFFDHGESVAKRWNRVGKNASKVGKGLSKDAKAQKLAFQHWIEAIDPRHRYGHSLHVYYEEWSKADAGQPFFYWLDVGDGKELDLKECPRSKLRQQCIKYLGPQERVHYEYIVEEGKLIHSQTGELLHTKDGSPGAKWIFVMSTSKRLYAGFKKKGVFHHSSFLAGGATIAAGRLEAENGILKSISAYSGHYRPTDDRLDTFLSVLKDNGVNLDEVQIHKADTDCYDDGKSNGGTTFRMPTNFETPQLEIPEVEKTQSAESTELPQAEPKTEYKRTLSGGLQSPRTEVPQNKILQRINSKTSVKSYQLGHQLSLKWSTGAGPRIGCVADYPVELRMQALEFVNLSPRSPPTPSYRRFGGLTSPTSNLTSPTSGFTSHTSNSTTDVNNVD, encoded by the exons ATGGAGGTGGAAACTCAGACACAAACCCTCCCAACCTTCGACAATCCTCCGTTTTCTTACTCCCTCACCGACCTCGGTTCCCGCGACTTCCGCAGCTCTGAAATGTCTGGCGTTGACCCGAAATGCTTGGCCCCCGAAGTGCTTAACGGGGCGCCAGCGAGTGACCCGAATGCCCTGGGGGGCGAGTGGTCGGAGTTGACTGCGGCGGTGAAGGTTCAGAAGGTGTATCGGAGTTACCGCACACGGCGCAGGTTAGCCGACTCCGCCGTCGTCGTTGAAGAATACTG GTGGCAAGCGATAGATGCTTGGAGATTGAACCGCAGCACGATTTCGTTCTTTGATCACGGCGAATCTGTGGCTAAACGTTGGAACCGTGTCGGCAAGAATGCTTCTAAg GTGGGCAAGGGGCTATCCAAAGACGCCAAAGCACAGAAATTGGCTTTTCAGCATTGGATTGAAGct ATTGATCCGAGGCATAGGTATGGccatagcttgcatgtgtattatgaagagtggtctAAAGCAGATGCTGGTCAGCCATTTTTTTACTG GTTGGATGTAGGAGATGGAAAAGAGCTTGATCTGAAAGAATGCCCGAGATCGAAGCTTCGACAACAATGCATCAAGTATCTTGGACCT CAAGAGAGAGTGCATTATGAATACATTGTTGAGGAAGGGAAACTTATTCACTCGCAAACTGGAGAGCTTCTTCATACAAAAGATGGATCTCCGGGAGCTAAGTGGATATTCGTTATGAGCACCTCTAAGAGACTCTATGCTGGCTTT AAAAAGAAAGGGGTTTTCCATCATTCTAGCTTCTTGGCTGGAGGAGCGACGATAGCCGCTGGAAGGCTAGAGGCAGAGAATGGAATTCTGAAG TCAATCTCTGCATATAGCGGGCATTACCGGCCAACAGATGACAGGCTTGATACCTTTTTATCAGTTCTCAAGGATAATGGGGTGAACCTAGACGAAGTTCAG ATACACAAGGCCGATACTGATTGCTACGATGATGGCAAGTCTAATGGTGGGACTACATTTAGAATGCCAACCAACTTTGAAACTCCTCAACTGGAGATTCCAGAAGTGGAGAAAACCCAATCCGCAGAATCCACTGAACTTCCCCAAGCGGAACCCAAAACTGAGTACAAGAGGACTTTATCCGGTGGTCTTCAAAGTCCAAGAACTGAGGTGCCTCAGAATAAGATACTGCAGAGGATCAACTCCAAGACCTCAGTGAAATCATACCAACTCGGGCATCAGCTATCGCTCAAGTGGTCAACAGGAGCTGGCCCGAGAATCGGTTGTGTTGCTGACTATCCGGTAGAGCTGAGAATGCAGGCCTTAGAGTTTGTTAACCTATCTCCGAGATCTCCCCCAACGCCATCCTACAGGCGGTTCGGTGGTCTCACATCACCTACATCGAATCTCACATCACCAACATCTGGTTTCACATCACATACGTCGAATTCCACCACGGATGTCAATAACGTTGATTAG
- the LOC126600373 gene encoding histidine-containing phosphotransfer protein 1-like — protein MALPGLKAQIKILVQSMLHEGMLDYQFTQLQELQDSNNPNFVAEIIKLFCDNTEQVITELEKYLCEDVDFCKLTPFVLQLQGSSSSIGARQMTLACADLRQASDDKNKEG, from the exons ATGGCGTTACCTGGACTCAAGgcacaaatcaaaattttagtCCAATCCATGCTTCATGAG GGTATGTTGGACTACCAGTTTACTCAACTACAAGAGTTGCAAGATTCAAACAATCCCAATTTTGTTGCTGAAATAATCAAGTTGTTTTGTGACAACACAGAACAGGTTATCACAGAGTTAGAGAAATATTT ATGTGAAGATGTTGACTTTTGCAAGTTGACTCCTTTTGTTCTTCAACTCCAAGGAAGTAGCTCTAG CATTGGCGCACGGCAAATGACACTAGCTTGTGCTGATCTTCGCCAGGCTTCTGATGACAAAAACAAGGAAGGGTGA
- the LOC126600624 gene encoding uncharacterized protein LOC126600624 isoform X1: MVSSWRRSFSSSTGSTAAGPSSSPDSGSYSSSTSGGVGGFGGSGGADRMVKEELQAAEALADLAHLAMRESSGAESGGNWGQKGKRARKRVKSESPPSRSGLNPLDPPPTCPDLLPQDQAVTGLQQCETVCTNVLTEPVKTEQVLSEKVVKAEHDTELNKPSPICTTIYPSFTCSKSRRNLTEEEKEERRIRRIMANRESARQTIRRRQALCEELTRKAADLALENENLKRKKELAVKEFQSLEKTNKHLKVQMAKVIKAEDQEALAENMSAYVQMQIPPSSPTNSPFCLFNRPPITPLFWPSIIQSSNSIQVQHVLQNPIAVLSNISLPANGAAESSLDQETPPNINGARTPLCVFPCPWFIPHFDNGNGLQPQSSLCLNNKQEESSFNNQYSSSSSSRAGTQLDNHQSSLPVRLKTQDSASIEGRPSHDLNETPAQFPLDEGDQHTGPHPKENGCKEIFLSPSSLNHAGVASCIKHENGFEPDHTVTADNSYHKFSALPEKNSEPIIYPTGKLADAIAAAEARKRRKKLTKLKNLHGRQCRTQC; the protein is encoded by the exons ATGGTATCTTCCTGGAGGCGGTCGTTTTCGAGCTCGACAGGGTCCACGGCGGCGGGGCCGTCGTCGTCGCCGGATTCGGGTTCTTATTCGTCGTCGACGAGCGGTGGGGTTGGCGGGTTTGGCGGGAGCGGCGGAGCGGATCGGAtggtgaaggaggagcttcAGGCGGCGGAGGCGCTGGCGGATTTGGCGCATTTGGCTATGCGTGAGAGTAGCGGCGCTGAATCGGGTGGGAATTGGGGGCAGAAAGGGAAGCGAGCGAGGAAGCGAGTCAAGAGCGAGTCTCCGCCGAGTCGGTCGGGTTTGAACCCGCTTGACCCGCCTCCCACATGTCCGGATCTTCTCCCTCAG GATCAAGCGGTGACAGGTTTGCAGCAATGTGAAACGGTATGCACAAATGTCCTTACAGAACCAGTGAAGACTGAGCAGGTTCTGAGTGAAAAGGTTGTGAAGGCTGAGCATGATACAGAATTAAATAAGCCAAGTCCTATATGCACTACAATTTACCCATCATTTACTTGCAGCAAGTCAAGGCGGAATTTAACTGAG GAGGAAAAGGAAGAGCGGAGGATACGCAGAATAATGGCAAACCGAGAGTCAGCTAGGCAAACAATTCGTCGACGG CAGGCTCTATGTGAGGAGTTAACCAGAAAAGCTGCCGATCTGGCATTGGAGAATGAAAATCTGAAAAGG AAAAAGGAGTTAGCGGTAAAGGAGTTCCAGTCTTTGGAGAAAACAAATAAGCACTTGAAAGTTCAG ATGGCTAAAGTGATAAAGGCAGAGGATCAGGAAGCGCTGGCCGAAAATATGTCAGCCTATGTGCAGATGCAGATACCTCCGTCTTCGCCTACAAATTCCCCATTCTGCTTGTTTAATCGCCCACCAATTACACCACTTTTCTGGCCTTCTATCATTCAATCCTCAAATTCTATTCAGGTGCAGCACGTACTACAAAATCCAATAGCCGTTCTGTCAAACATCTCATTGCCGGCTAATGGTGCAGCTGAGTCTTCTCTTGATCAAGAAACCCCCCCAAACATCAATGGAGCGAGAACTCCTTTATGCGTATTTCCCTGTCCTTGGTTCATCCCTCATTTTGATAATGGGAATGGACTCCAACCCCAGTCATCCTTGTGCCTGAATAATAAACAAGAAGAATCTTCTTTTAATAACCAGTACAGCTCTAGTTCATCTTCAAGAGCTGGTACGCAGTTAGACAACCACCAGTCGTCTCTCCCTGTCAGATTAAAAACACAAGATTCCGCTTCAATTGAAGGCAGACCTTCACATGACCTTAACGAGACCCCTGCTCAGTTTCCTCTGGATGAAGGTGATCAGCACACGGGACCTCACCCGAAGGAAAATGGTTGTAAGGAAATATTCCTTTCTCCATCATCACTCAACCATGCCGGAGTTGCTTCTTGTATCAAGCATGAAAACGGATTTGAACCAGATCACACTGTAACAGCGGACAACTCTTATCACAAGTTCTCTGCCTTACCAGAGAAGAACAGCGAACCAATCATCTACCCTACTGGGAAACTCGCGGATGCGATTGCTGCAGCTGAAGCaagaaagaggaggaaaaaaCTCACGAAGCTAAAGAACCTTCATGGCCGGCAGTGTCGAACACAGTGCTGA
- the LOC126600624 gene encoding transcriptional activator hacA-like isoform X2 codes for MSGSSPSGLEKYFCLYQDQAVTGLQQCETVCTNVLTEPVKTEQVLSEKVVKAEHDTELNKPSPICTTIYPSFTCSKSRRNLTEEEKEERRIRRIMANRESARQTIRRRQALCEELTRKAADLALENENLKRKKELAVKEFQSLEKTNKHLKVQMAKVIKAEDQEALAENMSAYVQMQIPPSSPTNSPFCLFNRPPITPLFWPSIIQSSNSIQVQHVLQNPIAVLSNISLPANGAAESSLDQETPPNINGARTPLCVFPCPWFIPHFDNGNGLQPQSSLCLNNKQEESSFNNQYSSSSSSRAGTQLDNHQSSLPVRLKTQDSASIEGRPSHDLNETPAQFPLDEGDQHTGPHPKENGCKEIFLSPSSLNHAGVASCIKHENGFEPDHTVTADNSYHKFSALPEKNSEPIIYPTGKLADAIAAAEARKRRKKLTKLKNLHGRQCRTQC; via the exons ATGTCCGGATCTTCTCCCTCAG GACTTGAGAAATATTTTTGTCTATATCAGGATCAAGCGGTGACAGGTTTGCAGCAATGTGAAACGGTATGCACAAATGTCCTTACAGAACCAGTGAAGACTGAGCAGGTTCTGAGTGAAAAGGTTGTGAAGGCTGAGCATGATACAGAATTAAATAAGCCAAGTCCTATATGCACTACAATTTACCCATCATTTACTTGCAGCAAGTCAAGGCGGAATTTAACTGAG GAGGAAAAGGAAGAGCGGAGGATACGCAGAATAATGGCAAACCGAGAGTCAGCTAGGCAAACAATTCGTCGACGG CAGGCTCTATGTGAGGAGTTAACCAGAAAAGCTGCCGATCTGGCATTGGAGAATGAAAATCTGAAAAGG AAAAAGGAGTTAGCGGTAAAGGAGTTCCAGTCTTTGGAGAAAACAAATAAGCACTTGAAAGTTCAG ATGGCTAAAGTGATAAAGGCAGAGGATCAGGAAGCGCTGGCCGAAAATATGTCAGCCTATGTGCAGATGCAGATACCTCCGTCTTCGCCTACAAATTCCCCATTCTGCTTGTTTAATCGCCCACCAATTACACCACTTTTCTGGCCTTCTATCATTCAATCCTCAAATTCTATTCAGGTGCAGCACGTACTACAAAATCCAATAGCCGTTCTGTCAAACATCTCATTGCCGGCTAATGGTGCAGCTGAGTCTTCTCTTGATCAAGAAACCCCCCCAAACATCAATGGAGCGAGAACTCCTTTATGCGTATTTCCCTGTCCTTGGTTCATCCCTCATTTTGATAATGGGAATGGACTCCAACCCCAGTCATCCTTGTGCCTGAATAATAAACAAGAAGAATCTTCTTTTAATAACCAGTACAGCTCTAGTTCATCTTCAAGAGCTGGTACGCAGTTAGACAACCACCAGTCGTCTCTCCCTGTCAGATTAAAAACACAAGATTCCGCTTCAATTGAAGGCAGACCTTCACATGACCTTAACGAGACCCCTGCTCAGTTTCCTCTGGATGAAGGTGATCAGCACACGGGACCTCACCCGAAGGAAAATGGTTGTAAGGAAATATTCCTTTCTCCATCATCACTCAACCATGCCGGAGTTGCTTCTTGTATCAAGCATGAAAACGGATTTGAACCAGATCACACTGTAACAGCGGACAACTCTTATCACAAGTTCTCTGCCTTACCAGAGAAGAACAGCGAACCAATCATCTACCCTACTGGGAAACTCGCGGATGCGATTGCTGCAGCTGAAGCaagaaagaggaggaaaaaaCTCACGAAGCTAAAGAACCTTCATGGCCGGCAGTGTCGAACACAGTGCTGA
- the LOC126600623 gene encoding subtilisin-like protease SBT4.15, translated as MRMLRNLLLILLFSTYFVATLGERTGQNGDDGRKTYIVYMGELPGPEISAMSGHHNLLAEAIGDVKVARESIIHSYRRSFNGFVARLLPHEAQALSDDDSVVSVFPNTVRKLHTTRSWDFLGLPLKSKKRNSQIESNIIVGVLDTGIYMQAPSFSDKGYGPPPAKWKGKCMKGANFTGCNNKVIGAKYFKLETGRPYWGTHSPVDDDGHGTHTSSIVAGAAVKGASVYGVAKGTARGGVSLSRIAVYKVCWITTGCLDVDILAGFDEAIADGVDLISVSLGGHSRSFLDNPIAIGSFHAMKKGIFVSCAAGNDGLPASVENVAPWVMTVAANTIDRQLQTVVKLGNGQRISGNSLNTYSPKKLMYPLISGTLAANMTMRFGGDASACDAWALDANKVVGRIVYCQGFGTQDSTMQKLKGAGTLMTRYELDDYAYSPIIPGTEILVQDGIKIEKYINSTKNPMAVIYKTRTPSTTAPIVASFSSRGPQHMHPNILKPDISAPGVNILAAYPKIRSITGYSDDRRHNVFNMLSGTSMSCPHVTAAAAYVKSFHPDWSPAAIKSALMTTATPMKNETADTQLATGAGQVNPKKAVHPGLVYDITPDDYISFLCKEGFNDTDIGTLIGDKKKYKCSDFKHPRGTDGLNYPSMHLQLFPNDNYGVSAVFYRRVTHVGFGNSVYKANVTNLNGLRVKVIPSTLTFTKLHQKRSFKVVVTGRPAMNETVMHALLQWDDSKHNVKSHIVVYKHLN; from the exons ATGAGGATGTTACGAAACCTACTGTTGATTCTTTTATTTAGTACTTATTTTGTAGCGACGTTGGGTGAAAGAACAGGTCAGAATGGTGACGATGGTAGGAAG ACTTACATTGTGTATATGGGAGAACTGCCAGGACCTGAAATTTCTGCCATGAGCGGACATCATAACCTGCTCGCAGAAGCGATCGGAGA TGTCAAAGTAGCCAGAGAATCAATAATTCATAGTTATAGAAGGAGTTTCAATGGCTTCGTAGCAAGATTGTTGCCACATGAAGCACAGGCACTCTCAG ATGATGATAGTGTTGTGTCAGTGTTCCCAAACACCGTGCGCAAACTTCATACAACAAGGTCATGGGATTTCCTAGGGTTGCCtttgaaatcaaagaaaaggaACTCTCAAATAGAAAGCAATATCATAGTGGGTGTGTTGGATACAG GAATTTACATGCAGGCTCCCAGTTTCAGCGATAAAGGCTACGGGCCACCCCCAGCTAAATGGAAAGGCAAATGTATGAAGGGTGCAAACTTTACAGGCTGCAACAA CAAGGTAATTGGTGCCAAATATTTTAAACTGGAAACTGGTCGTCCTTATTGGGGCACTCACAGTCCAGTCGACGATGACGGCCATGGCACTCACACTTCCTCCATCGTTGCTGGTGCAGCCGTCAAAGGTGCCAGCGTATATGGCGTTGCAAAGGGGACTGCACGAGGGGGCGTGTCATTGTCACGCATCGCCGTGTACAAAGTGTGCTGGATCACTACTGGCTGCCTTGATGTGGATATTTTGGCCGGGTTTGATGAGGCCATTGCCGACGGGGTGGACTTAATATCGGTCTCTCTAGGTGGTCACTCGCGGAGTTTTTTGGACAATCCCATTGCCATTGGATCATTTCATGCCATGAAAAAAGGGATTTTTGTGTCGTGCGCAGCTGGGAATGATGGGCTTCCGGCCAGTGTGGAGAACGTAGCACCATGGGTTATGACAGTAGCTGCTAATACCATTGATAGGCAGTTACAGACTGTAGTAAAATTGGGAAATGGCCAAAGGATATCG GGAAATTCACTCAACACCTATTCGCCGAAGAAACTAATGTATCCTCTTATAAGTGGAACCCTTGCAGCCAACATGACCATGCGATTCGGGGGAGATGCGAG TGCTTGTGATGCTTGGGCTCTAGACGCTAACAAGGTGGTGGGGAGGATTGTGTACTGCCAAGGGTTTGGTACTCAGGATTCCACTATGCAAAAGTTAAAGGGTGCTGGAACCCTAATGACACGTTATGAACTTGATGATTACGCTTATAGCCCTATAATCCCCGGTACCGAAATCCTTGTACAAGATGGGATCAAGATCGAGAAGTACATCAACTCTACCAA AAACCCTATGGCTGTCATATACAAGACAAGAACTCCTAGTACGACCGCCCCCATCGTTGCTTCTTTCTCATCGAGAGGACCTCAACACATGCACCCCAACATCCTCAAG CCTGATATTTCTGCACCAGGGGTAAACATATTGGCTGCATATCCAAAGATACGATCCATAACTGGTTACTCAGACGACCGGCGCCACAATGTGTTCAATATGTTATCAGGCACGTCCATGTCTTGCCCTCATGTAACAGCAGCAGCCGCCTATGTCAAGTCCTTCCACCCGGACTGGTCACCTGCTGCCATTAAGTCCGCTCTAATGACAACCG CCACACCAATGAAAAATGAAACAGCGGATACCCAGCTAGCCACGGGAGCAGGACAAGTAAACCCAAAAAAGGCAGTGCATCCTGGTCTTGTCTACGACATAACCCCAGATGACTACATTAGTTTCTTGTGCAAAGAAGGTTTCAACGACACAGACATAGGCACACTTATTGGGGATAAAAAGAAGTACAAATGCTCAGACTTTAAACATCCACGAGGCACAGACGGCCTCAACTATCCTTCTATGCATCTTCAGCTTTTCCCGAACGACAATTATGGCGTTTCAGCCGTCTTCTATAGAAGAGTGACGCATGTAGGGTTCGGTAATTCCGTGTACAAGGCAAATGTGACGAATTTGAATGGTTTGAGAGTGAAAGTCATACCGAGTACCTTGACCTTCACTAAGTTGCATCAGAAAAGGTCCTTTAAGGTTGTGGTGACTGGTCGTCCAGCGATGAACGAGACAGTTATGCACGCTTTACTCCAATGGGATGACTCTAAACACAACGTTAAGAGCCATATCGTAGTCTATAAGCATCTGAATTAG